Proteins encoded within one genomic window of Tabrizicola piscis:
- a CDS encoding endonuclease/exonuclease/phosphatase family protein, which yields MVADTLRIATWNVGLDRKGPGLLVQDLTRPDHPQIAAVVAVLQALDADVILLTAVDYDRNGVALGLLADRLAAGGATYPHRFALRPNTGLQTGFDVDGNGRIGDPRDAQGWGLFSGQGGMAVLSRLPVDESAVRDFSAFLWRDLPGAQIPPGTEAGLLEVQRLATTGFWDVPILTDGGPLHLLAWHATPPVFDGREDRNGKRNHDEAAFWRLFLEGALPMPPPDAPFIVLGDGNLDPADGDGLRDGIAALLGHPALQDPGPRGSHGRTEPAHKGDPALDTVIYDDLGGLRLDYVLPSAALKVSDAGVLWPPPDDPLAGDLAAASRHFPVWIDIILP from the coding sequence GTGGTTGCCGACACGTTGCGCATTGCCACCTGGAATGTAGGGCTTGACCGCAAGGGGCCGGGACTGCTGGTGCAGGACCTGACCCGACCGGACCACCCCCAGATTGCCGCCGTGGTGGCGGTCCTGCAGGCACTGGATGCCGATGTGATCCTGCTGACGGCGGTGGACTATGACCGGAACGGCGTGGCGCTGGGCCTTCTGGCCGACCGCTTGGCTGCCGGGGGTGCGACCTACCCCCATCGCTTTGCGCTGCGGCCCAATACGGGCCTGCAAACCGGGTTTGACGTTGATGGCAACGGGCGTATCGGCGACCCGCGCGATGCGCAGGGCTGGGGGTTGTTCTCCGGTCAGGGGGGCATGGCCGTGCTGTCGCGCCTGCCGGTGGACGAAAGCGCCGTGCGCGACTTTTCGGCCTTCCTCTGGCGTGACCTTCCCGGGGCGCAGATTCCCCCCGGCACCGAGGCTGGGCTGTTGGAGGTCCAGCGCCTTGCGACCACCGGCTTCTGGGATGTCCCGATCCTGACGGACGGGGGGCCGCTGCACCTCTTGGCATGGCACGCCACGCCCCCGGTCTTCGACGGACGCGAAGACCGCAACGGCAAGCGCAACCATGACGAGGCCGCCTTCTGGCGCTTGTTCCTTGAAGGGGCCCTGCCCATGCCGCCGCCCGACGCGCCCTTCATCGTCCTTGGCGATGGCAATCTTGACCCTGCCGATGGCGATGGCCTGCGCGACGGCATTGCCGCGTTGCTTGGCCATCCGGCGCTGCAGGACCCGGGTCCGCGTGGCAGCCACGGGCGCACGGAACCTGCGCACAAGGGCGATCCGGCCCTCGACACCGTGATCTATGACGATCTTGGCGGGTTGCGGCTGGACTATGTGCTGCCCTCGGCTGCGCTGAAGGTTTCTGACGCCGGTGTCCTTTGGCCGCCGCCGGATGACCCGCTTGCCGGCGACCTTGCCGCGGCCTCGCGGCATTTTCCGGTGTGGATCGATATCATCCTGCCTTAG
- the leuD gene encoding 3-isopropylmalate dehydratase small subunit, whose product MERFTTLTGIAAPMPLVNIDTDMIIPKQFLKTIQRSGLGKNLFDEMRYTQDGQEIPDFVLNQPAYRKSQIIIAGDNFGCGSSREHAPWALLDFGIRCVISTSFADIFFSNCFKNGILPVVLPPEAVAHLMDDAKKGENARITIDLESQTVTASDGTTFAFEVDAFKKHCLLNGLDDIGLTLEKAVAIDAYEAKAATTRPWA is encoded by the coding sequence ATGGAACGCTTTACCACCCTGACCGGAATTGCCGCGCCCATGCCGCTGGTCAATATCGACACCGACATGATCATCCCCAAGCAGTTCCTGAAGACCATCCAGCGGTCGGGTCTGGGCAAGAACCTGTTCGATGAGATGCGCTATACGCAAGACGGGCAGGAAATCCCCGACTTCGTGTTGAACCAGCCCGCCTACCGCAAGTCGCAGATCATCATCGCCGGGGATAACTTTGGCTGTGGCTCCAGCCGGGAACATGCGCCTTGGGCGCTTTTGGATTTCGGGATCCGCTGTGTGATCTCCACCTCGTTCGCGGACATCTTCTTCAGCAACTGTTTCAAGAACGGCATCCTTCCGGTTGTCCTGCCGCCCGAGGCTGTGGCGCATCTGATGGACGACGCGAAGAAGGGCGAAAACGCCCGGATCACCATTGATCTGGAAAGCCAGACGGTCACCGCCTCGGATGGGACGACCTTCGCGTTTGAGGTGGACGCTTTCAAGAAGCACTGCCTGCTGAACGGTCTGGACGATATCGGCCTGACGCTGGAAAAGGCCGTGGCCATCGACGCTTATGAGGCGAAGGCTGCCACCACCCGCCCCTGGGCCTGA
- a CDS encoding DUF4198 domain-containing protein, which yields MKLPVLLTVLMAALSTGAAKAHEFWLSPDDYTIAPEDVMAVRLRVGQEMKGAALSYLPNAITRFEVVQGDTVRPVEGRLGDNPALQMPAETDGLAIIVHETADSELNYSDFAVFQRFVAHKDFRTALADHAARGLPETGFRETYRRHAKSLIAVGSGAGADRAIGLKIEIVALANPYTDDLTAGLPLLVLLDGAPRADTQVELFQTAPDGTVTITRHRTDADGKVTVPVLPGMEYLVDNVDLRALPNDDSKTGPVWHSDWASLTFHTPGEAQD from the coding sequence GTGAAACTTCCGGTTCTGCTGACTGTCTTGATGGCTGCACTTAGCACGGGAGCCGCAAAGGCGCATGAATTCTGGCTGTCGCCCGACGATTACACCATCGCTCCCGAAGATGTGATGGCGGTCCGCCTGCGCGTTGGGCAGGAGATGAAGGGGGCGGCGCTGTCCTACCTGCCGAATGCAATCACCCGGTTCGAGGTGGTGCAGGGCGATACGGTCCGCCCGGTCGAAGGGCGGCTGGGCGACAACCCGGCGCTGCAGATGCCGGCAGAGACGGATGGGCTGGCGATCATCGTGCACGAAACAGCGGATTCAGAGCTGAACTATTCCGACTTTGCCGTGTTCCAGCGCTTTGTCGCGCACAAGGACTTTCGCACCGCCTTGGCGGATCACGCCGCGCGCGGACTTCCGGAAACCGGGTTCCGGGAAACCTATCGTCGCCATGCCAAAAGCCTGATCGCCGTGGGGTCGGGTGCCGGGGCGGACCGGGCCATTGGGCTGAAGATCGAGATTGTGGCCCTTGCCAACCCTTATACCGACGATCTGACCGCTGGCCTGCCGCTTCTGGTGCTGCTGGACGGCGCCCCCCGCGCCGATACGCAGGTTGAACTGTTCCAGACCGCGCCCGATGGAACGGTGACGATCACGCGGCATCGCACCGATGCTGACGGCAAGGTGACGGTGCCGGTCCTGCCGGGGATGGAATACCTTGTCGACAACGTCGACCTGCGGGCGCTGCCGAACGACGATTCCAAGACGGGGCCGGTGTGGCATTCGGATTGGGCATCTTTGACCTTCCACACGCCCGGCGAAGCGCAGGACTGA
- a CDS encoding HupE/UreJ family protein, whose protein sequence is MTLVTPAAAHEVRPAITDVTVGETTVEIILRAPLEPIIAGMDLAGLEDTNLSPLSDRYDALRAEDPVALEAALRAAWPGIAARITLLAGDTRLEPQIASITVPEVGDIDLPRDSELTITATLPDDGTPVQLGWDASFGSVIVRQMGGGADAYTAILAGGELSAALPREGFATEGALPVFGRFIISGFEHIIPKGLDHILFVLGLFFFSLRMWPLLGQITAFTLAHTITLALASLQIVSIPASIVEPLIAASIVYVAVENIFGGKVGPLRIAVVFGFGLLHGLGFASVLSDVGLPEGRFLVALVGFNIGVELGQLAVIALAFVLLALPFGRQPWYRAAIAIPASCAIAGVGAWWTFERVFL, encoded by the coding sequence ATGACCCTGGTAACGCCCGCCGCCGCGCATGAGGTGCGCCCGGCGATCACCGACGTGACGGTTGGCGAAACGACGGTCGAGATCATCCTGCGCGCGCCGCTGGAACCGATCATCGCCGGGATGGACCTTGCAGGGCTTGAAGATACCAACCTGTCCCCCCTGTCAGACCGCTACGACGCCCTCCGCGCCGAGGATCCTGTGGCCTTGGAGGCCGCCTTGCGCGCCGCCTGGCCGGGCATCGCCGCGCGTATCACCCTTCTGGCGGGCGACACGCGGCTGGAGCCTCAGATCGCCAGCATCACCGTGCCCGAGGTGGGGGATATCGACCTGCCGCGCGACAGTGAGCTGACGATCACCGCCACGCTGCCCGACGACGGCACACCGGTGCAGCTTGGCTGGGACGCCAGCTTTGGGTCGGTCATCGTGCGCCAGATGGGTGGGGGCGCAGATGCCTACACCGCCATCCTCGCGGGGGGTGAGCTTAGCGCCGCCCTGCCGCGTGAAGGCTTTGCCACCGAAGGCGCGCTGCCGGTCTTTGGCCGCTTCATCATCTCGGGCTTTGAACACATCATTCCCAAGGGGTTGGATCACATCCTGTTCGTCCTTGGCCTGTTCTTCTTTTCGCTGCGGATGTGGCCGCTTCTGGGGCAGATTACGGCCTTCACGCTGGCCCATACGATCACGCTGGCGCTGGCCAGCCTGCAAATCGTGTCGATTCCGGCCAGCATCGTTGAGCCGCTGATCGCGGCATCAATCGTCTATGTCGCGGTGGAAAACATCTTCGGCGGCAAGGTGGGGCCGCTTCGCATCGCGGTCGTCTTCGGCTTTGGCCTGTTGCACGGCCTTGGCTTTGCCTCGGTCCTCAGCGACGTCGGCCTGCCCGAGGGGCGGTTCCTGGTAGCCCTTGTCGGGTTCAACATCGGCGTGGAACTGGGCCAACTTGCGGTGATCGCCCTGGCATTCGTTCTTCTGGCCCTGCCCTTCGGGCGTCAGCCTTGGTACCGGGCCGCCATCGCCATCCCGGCATCCTGCGCAATCGCCGGGGTCGGCGCCTGGTGGACGTTCGAAAGGGTGTTTCTTTAA
- the leuC gene encoding 3-isopropylmalate dehydratase large subunit, translating into MTAPRTLYDKIWDDHVVHQSDDGTCLLYIDRHLVHEVTSPQAFEGLRMTGRKVRAPEKTIAVPDHNVPTTLDRANAATMTEDSRIQVEALDKNAKDFGINYYPVSDVRQGIVHIVGPEQGWTLPGMTVVCGDSHTATHGAFGALAHGIGTSEVEHVLATQTLIQKKSKNMKVEITGSLRPGVTAKDITLSVIGETGTAGGTGYVIEYCGQAIRELSMEGRMTVCNMAIEGGARAGLIAPDEKTFAYCMGRPHAPKGAKWEAALAYWKTLYTDEGAHFDKVVTIKGEDIAPVVTWGTSPEDVLPITGFVPAASDFTGGKVEAAQRSLEYMGLTPGMKLTDIKIDTVFIGSCTNGRIEDLRAAAAILKGKKVKDGLRAMVVPGSGLVRAQAEEEGLAQIFLDAGFEWRLAGCSMCLAMNPDQLSPGERCAATSNRNFEGRQGRGGRTHLMSPAMAAAAAITGHLTDVREMMGEMA; encoded by the coding sequence ATGACCGCTCCGCGTACGCTTTACGACAAGATCTGGGACGACCATGTTGTCCACCAGTCCGACGACGGCACCTGCCTGCTGTATATCGACCGCCACCTTGTGCATGAGGTGACCAGCCCCCAGGCCTTTGAGGGCCTGCGCATGACGGGTCGCAAGGTCCGTGCGCCGGAAAAGACCATTGCGGTGCCGGACCACAACGTCCCCACCACGCTGGACCGCGCCAATGCCGCGACGATGACCGAAGACAGCCGGATTCAGGTTGAGGCGCTGGACAAGAACGCCAAGGACTTCGGGATCAATTACTATCCGGTGTCCGACGTGCGTCAGGGCATCGTCCACATCGTTGGCCCTGAACAGGGCTGGACCCTGCCGGGCATGACCGTCGTCTGCGGCGACAGCCACACTGCCACCCACGGTGCCTTTGGCGCGCTGGCGCATGGGATCGGCACATCCGAGGTGGAGCATGTGCTGGCCACCCAGACGCTGATCCAGAAGAAGTCGAAGAACATGAAGGTCGAGATCACGGGCAGCTTGCGCCCCGGTGTCACGGCCAAGGACATCACCCTGTCGGTGATCGGTGAAACCGGTACCGCGGGCGGCACCGGCTATGTCATCGAATACTGCGGTCAGGCGATCCGCGAGCTTTCGATGGAAGGCCGGATGACCGTCTGCAACATGGCCATCGAAGGCGGCGCGCGTGCGGGCCTGATTGCGCCGGACGAAAAGACCTTCGCCTATTGCATGGGCCGCCCGCACGCGCCGAAGGGCGCGAAATGGGAGGCGGCTCTGGCCTATTGGAAGACGCTGTACACCGATGAAGGCGCGCATTTCGACAAGGTGGTGACGATCAAGGGCGAAGACATCGCCCCCGTCGTGACCTGGGGCACCAGCCCTGAGGATGTGTTGCCGATCACCGGCTTTGTCCCTGCCGCCAGCGATTTCACCGGTGGCAAGGTTGAGGCTGCGCAGCGCAGCCTTGAGTATATGGGCCTGACGCCCGGCATGAAGCTGACGGACATCAAGATTGACACGGTCTTCATCGGGTCTTGCACCAACGGCCGGATCGAGGATCTGCGCGCTGCAGCCGCTATCCTCAAGGGCAAGAAGGTCAAGGACGGTCTCCGTGCGATGGTCGTGCCGGGATCGGGCCTTGTCCGCGCGCAGGCGGAGGAGGAAGGTCTGGCGCAGATCTTCCTTGATGCGGGCTTTGAATGGCGTCTGGCGGGCTGTTCGATGTGCCTTGCGATGAACCCTGACCAGCTTTCCCCCGGCGAACGTTGTGCCGCGACCAGCAACCGCAACTTCGAGGGCCGTCAGGGCCGCGGCGGGCGCACCCATCTGATGTCGCCGGCCATGGCCGCTGCGGCTGCGATTACCGGGCATCTGACGGACGTGCGCGAGATGATGGGCGAGATGGCCTGA
- a CDS encoding SOUL family heme-binding protein, which translates to MANTGQAEGTHKGYEMPPYTVDWSDGPRELRSYGPHILAEVRVAGGRSGAIQTGFSLLAGYIFGGNAEGEKIAMTVPVAQSPEADHWVVSFMMPARFTKDTLPAPRDARISFIQAPASRQVVERFSGLPETTDLASRAETLRTWATAQGHDIIAGPHFYFYDAPMTLPWNRRNEVAFTLR; encoded by the coding sequence ATGGCGAACACCGGACAGGCCGAAGGCACCCACAAGGGCTATGAGATGCCGCCGTATACCGTCGACTGGTCCGATGGCCCGCGTGAACTGCGCAGCTACGGGCCGCATATCTTGGCCGAAGTGCGCGTGGCAGGCGGGCGCAGCGGGGCGATCCAGACCGGATTTTCCCTCCTCGCCGGCTATATCTTCGGCGGCAATGCGGAGGGCGAAAAGATCGCCATGACCGTGCCCGTCGCACAATCCCCCGAAGCCGACCACTGGGTTGTCAGCTTCATGATGCCCGCCCGCTTTACCAAAGACACCCTGCCCGCCCCGCGTGACGCCCGGATTAGCTTCATTCAGGCGCCCGCCTCGCGGCAGGTGGTGGAACGCTTCTCGGGCCTGCCCGAAACCACTGACCTTGCCTCCCGGGCCGAAACTCTGCGGACATGGGCCACGGCGCAAGGCCATGACATCATCGCCGGGCCGCATTTCTACTTCTACGACGCGCCGATGACCCTGCCCTGGAACCGCCGGAACGAAGTGGCCTTCACCCTCCGCTGA
- the rsfS gene encoding ribosome silencing factor: protein MLALVLKSVDDDKAEDIVQIDLRGRSDVADYMVICSGRSSRQVASISEKLADRLKQDMRIIVRMEGKETGDWVLIDAGDVIVHVFRPEVREFYQLEKMWLPTGSMPATSTAQG, encoded by the coding sequence TTGCTTGCCCTCGTGCTCAAATCGGTTGACGACGACAAGGCCGAAGACATCGTGCAGATTGATCTGCGTGGCCGGTCGGATGTGGCCGATTACATGGTCATCTGCTCGGGCCGGTCGTCGCGTCAGGTGGCCTCGATCTCGGAAAAGCTGGCTGACCGGCTGAAGCAGGACATGCGCATCATCGTGCGGATGGAAGGCAAGGAAACCGGCGACTGGGTTCTGATCGACGCGGGCGATGTGATCGTCCATGTCTTCCGCCCCGAAGTGCGCGAATTCTACCAGCTTGAAAAGATGTGGCTGCCGACCGGGTCGATGCCAGCGACCAGCACCGCGCAGGGCTGA
- the rlmH gene encoding 23S rRNA (pseudouridine(1915)-N(3))-methyltransferase RlmH → MRLQLCAVGRLRTGPERALVDDYLHRLDRIGRPLGLGPVSEHEVEDKRGGGKAAEGALLARAVPDGAALCVLDERGKQLSSPDFAAILAAWRDGGRQDAAFVIGGADGVDPALRQRADLVLGLGPMVWPHMLVRVMLAEQLYRAATILSGSPYHRT, encoded by the coding sequence ATGCGCCTGCAGCTTTGCGCTGTCGGTCGCTTGCGGACCGGGCCGGAACGGGCGCTGGTTGACGATTATCTGCACCGTCTGGACAGGATCGGACGGCCACTTGGTCTGGGCCCGGTCTCTGAACATGAGGTCGAAGACAAACGCGGCGGCGGCAAGGCGGCTGAAGGCGCTCTTCTGGCCCGCGCCGTGCCGGATGGTGCCGCCCTTTGCGTGCTGGACGAACGCGGCAAGCAGCTGTCCAGCCCCGATTTCGCGGCAATCCTCGCCGCGTGGCGGGACGGTGGACGGCAGGACGCAGCCTTTGTCATCGGCGGCGCCGATGGGGTTGATCCAGCCCTGCGCCAGCGGGCCGATCTGGTGCTTGGGCTCGGACCGATGGTCTGGCCGCACATGCTGGTGCGGGTGATGCTGGCCGAACAGCTCTACCGCGCTGCGACGATCCTGTCCGGATCGCCCTACCACCGGACCTGA
- a CDS encoding DMT family transporter: MAGFAVEDVFVKAAAATMPLGQVLLTIGLVGMVTFATMAFARGEAVLPPAFLSRAMLIRCAFEVTGRLFYGLAITLTALSTTSAILQATPLVVVAGAAVVFGERVSWQRWLAVVIGFVGVLVILRPGADFSILSLLAVVGLLGFAGRDLATRAAPKGLSNRQLGALGFAMLAIAGAIVLAVTGGVVLPDAAGLAHLAGGTVFGMLGYHALTYAMRTGDVGSVTPFRYTRLIFAMILAVAIFGERPDAATWIGAALVVGSGVFALTRAR, from the coding sequence ATGGCCGGATTCGCGGTCGAGGATGTGTTCGTGAAGGCCGCTGCCGCCACGATGCCGCTGGGGCAGGTCCTGCTGACCATCGGGCTGGTCGGGATGGTGACCTTTGCCACCATGGCCTTTGCCCGGGGCGAGGCTGTGCTGCCGCCCGCCTTCCTGTCGCGGGCCATGCTGATCCGCTGTGCCTTCGAAGTGACCGGCCGCCTGTTCTATGGTCTGGCGATCACGCTGACGGCGCTGTCCACCACCTCGGCCATCCTGCAGGCGACGCCGCTGGTGGTCGTCGCCGGGGCGGCGGTGGTCTTTGGCGAAAGGGTCAGCTGGCAGCGGTGGCTTGCGGTGGTCATCGGTTTCGTGGGCGTGCTGGTGATCCTGCGGCCGGGGGCGGATTTCTCGATCCTGTCGCTGCTGGCGGTGGTGGGTCTGCTGGGCTTTGCCGGGCGCGACCTTGCCACGCGGGCCGCGCCAAAGGGGCTGTCAAACCGGCAGCTCGGGGCGCTTGGATTTGCGATGCTGGCCATTGCGGGGGCGATCGTTCTTGCGGTCACCGGCGGGGTGGTGCTGCCGGATGCGGCGGGGTTGGCGCATCTGGCCGGGGGCACGGTCTTCGGGATGCTGGGCTATCACGCGCTGACCTATGCGATGCGGACGGGCGACGTGGGGTCTGTCACCCCGTTCCGCTATACGCGGCTGATCTTCGCGATGATCCTTGCCGTGGCGATCTTTGGCGAGCGTCCGGATGCCGCGACATGGATCGGCGCGGCGCTTGTCGTGGGGTCGGGCGTGTTCGCGCTGACGCGGGCGCGGTAG
- a CDS encoding trans-3-hydroxy-L-proline dehydratase — MRSSKTIHVISAHAEGEVGDVIVGGVAPPPGATLWDMREALWRDQTLRNFLLNEPRGGVYRHVNLLVPPKDPRAQMGFIIMEPEDNPPMSGSNSICVATVLLDSGILPMVEPVTEITLEAPGGLVTVRAECRDGKAERIHVRNLPAFADRLAVPLDVPGLGRITVDTAYGGDSFVVVDAAALGFDLLPAEAHRLATLGVQITTAADAQLGFHHPENADWRHFSFCLFAGPLTRVADGWETRHAVSVRPGKIDRSPTGTAVSARLALMAARGQIGPGETLRAASLIEGQFEGRIVGAARVGDRDAVIPEISGRAWITGTHQHMLDPADPWPQGYRLSDTWGAR; from the coding sequence ATGCGCAGCAGCAAGACCATCCATGTCATCTCGGCCCATGCCGAGGGTGAGGTCGGGGATGTCATCGTTGGTGGCGTTGCCCCGCCGCCCGGAGCCACCCTTTGGGACATGCGTGAGGCGCTGTGGCGTGACCAGACCCTGCGCAACTTTCTGTTGAACGAACCGCGCGGCGGGGTGTACCGGCATGTCAACCTGCTGGTCCCGCCCAAGGACCCCCGCGCCCAGATGGGTTTCATCATCATGGAGCCGGAGGACAACCCGCCCATGTCGGGGTCAAACTCGATCTGCGTGGCGACCGTGCTTCTGGACAGCGGCATCCTGCCCATGGTGGAGCCGGTGACAGAGATCACGCTGGAAGCGCCGGGCGGCCTTGTCACCGTCCGCGCCGAGTGCAGGGATGGGAAGGCGGAACGGATTCATGTACGGAACCTGCCGGCCTTTGCGGACAGGTTGGCCGTGCCGCTGGACGTGCCGGGGCTGGGCAGGATCACCGTCGATACCGCCTATGGCGGCGACAGTTTCGTTGTGGTCGATGCGGCGGCGCTGGGGTTTGACCTGCTGCCGGCCGAGGCGCACCGGCTTGCCACGCTTGGCGTCCAGATCACGACGGCGGCAGATGCGCAGCTTGGGTTTCACCATCCGGAAAACGCCGATTGGCGCCATTTCTCGTTCTGCCTGTTCGCGGGGCCGCTGACCCGGGTGGCGGATGGTTGGGAGACCCGCCATGCCGTTTCAGTCCGTCCCGGCAAGATTGACCGGTCGCCCACGGGGACGGCGGTTTCGGCGAGGTTGGCGCTGATGGCGGCGCGGGGGCAGATCGGTCCGGGCGAAACCCTGCGCGCGGCGTCCCTGATCGAGGGGCAGTTCGAGGGCCGGATTGTCGGCGCGGCCCGGGTGGGGGACCGGGACGCGGTGATCCCCGAGATATCGGGCCGGGCCTGGATCACCGGCACGCATCAGCACATGCTTGACCCCGCCGACCCTTGGCCGCAGGGCTACCGGCTGTCCGACACCTGGGGCGCACGGTGA
- the dapA gene encoding 4-hydroxy-tetrahydrodipicolinate synthase, whose product MIKGSIPALVTPFKNGELDLVTLKKLVDWQIAEGSTGLVPVGTTGESPTLSHAEHQQVIEEVVAAAAGRVPVIAGAGSNNTVEGISLIRHAEKVGASAALVVTPYYNRPTQAGLIAHYTALHDCCQLPIIIYNIPGRSVVDMTPETMGTLAKLPRIVGVKDATGKIERVSMQRASCGADFIQLSGEDATALGFNAHGGVGCISVTANVAPRLCAEFQAATLAGDYAKALEYQDRLMPLHEAIFIEPGLVGAKYGLSLLGLCSEEVRLPLVGLTDGTKARIKAAMQHAGLI is encoded by the coding sequence ATGATCAAGGGGTCCATTCCTGCCCTGGTGACGCCGTTCAAGAACGGCGAGCTGGATCTGGTGACGCTGAAGAAACTTGTGGACTGGCAGATTGCCGAAGGGTCCACGGGTCTGGTCCCGGTGGGAACGACCGGCGAAAGCCCGACGCTTTCCCACGCCGAACACCAGCAGGTGATCGAGGAAGTGGTGGCCGCCGCCGCTGGCCGGGTGCCGGTGATCGCGGGCGCGGGGTCGAACAACACGGTGGAAGGCATCAGCCTGATCCGCCATGCCGAAAAGGTGGGGGCCAGTGCCGCGCTGGTCGTCACGCCCTATTACAACAGGCCGACGCAGGCTGGTCTGATCGCGCATTACACCGCGCTGCATGATTGCTGCCAGCTGCCGATCATCATCTACAACATCCCCGGCCGGTCGGTTGTGGACATGACGCCGGAAACCATGGGCACCCTGGCCAAGCTGCCGCGGATCGTCGGGGTGAAAGACGCCACCGGCAAGATCGAGCGGGTGTCGATGCAGCGCGCCAGCTGCGGGGCCGATTTCATCCAGCTTTCAGGTGAAGATGCGACGGCGCTTGGCTTCAACGCGCATGGTGGGGTCGGCTGCATCAGCGTGACTGCAAACGTGGCCCCCCGGCTGTGCGCCGAGTTTCAGGCCGCCACCCTTGCCGGGGATTACGCCAAGGCGCTGGAGTATCAGGACCGCCTGATGCCCCTGCACGAGGCGATCTTCATCGAGCCGGGCCTTGTGGGGGCGAAGTACGGCCTGTCGCTGCTGGGCCTGTGCAGCGAAGAGGTCCGCCTGCCACTGGTCGGTCTGACCGATGGGACCAAGGCACGGATCAAGGCTGCCATGCAGCATGCCGGGCTGATCTGA